From one Nocardioides yefusunii genomic stretch:
- a CDS encoding MMPL family transporter has translation MSSYLYRLGRAAARHARLVLVAWIVALIGLGAGAVALGGQLQQDLSIPGTEGQRGLDTLDQRFPLLAGATGQVLFVAPEGETVADHSDEVEKVLAAVEKVDQVATVTDPLALIDGAPGPNVSPDGGEALAQVILDVKLDDLDDATVPALEEATSLEGGDLEVNLGGSVFTTTSVEISATEGIGVLVALVVLAITFGSMLAAGLPIVTALVGVGATMAGLFAVAKFTTITSTTPTLALMIGLAVGIDYALFIVYRHRTQLAQKMGVEESVARAVATSGSAVIFAGVTVVIALCGLSVAGIPFLTVMGLAAAAGVAVAVAVAITLVPALLAMCGERLRPRDGSKAALRATGDGRRTLGSRWVAITTKVPALTVVVSVLVLLAMALPAKDLALGLPDGGTKDPGTSPRVTYDLVTDAFGAGMNSPLLVTTDIITSLEPVELVEEIAADLAKIDGVERVAMATPNPKGDLGVFQIIPEHGQTDPATADLVRALREAGPGFEKTYGVSDFTVTGQTAVSIDISDRLSGALLPFGLVVVGLSLVLLTIVFRSIAVPLKATAGYLLSVLASFGAVAMVFEYGWGAELFNVAKVGPVISFLPIILMGVLFGLAMDYEVFLVSRMREEYVHTGDADRAIQVGFTESARVVTAAAIIMIAVFAGFIPHGDSTTKPMAFGLAVGVFVDAFLVRMTLVPAVMALLGRKAWWLPASLERSLPHLDVEGEGLAHHVEHAAWVETHGPATVRATGIEFTDEQHAPLGAPFDLVVRPGELHVVSGSDAVLRAAVLAGVAGRLPHTSGTLVVLDRLMPEEGSAVRAASAHFAHWPDADALASLGRRTRLVVVDGIDRGVTDDEAARRWDALAGLAERGVTVVAGAERAPLHLPHTSLEPAADRTGALPGAHQEALA, from the coding sequence GTGAGTTCGTACCTGTACCGCCTCGGGCGCGCAGCAGCCCGTCACGCACGCCTCGTCCTCGTCGCCTGGATCGTGGCCCTGATCGGCCTCGGAGCCGGAGCCGTCGCCCTGGGCGGCCAGCTCCAGCAGGACCTCTCCATTCCCGGCACCGAGGGCCAGCGCGGTCTCGACACCCTCGACCAGCGGTTCCCACTGCTGGCCGGCGCCACCGGACAGGTCCTCTTCGTCGCGCCCGAGGGCGAGACCGTCGCCGACCACTCCGACGAGGTCGAGAAGGTGCTCGCCGCGGTGGAGAAGGTCGACCAGGTCGCCACCGTCACCGACCCGCTCGCGCTGATCGACGGAGCCCCCGGCCCGAACGTGAGCCCCGACGGCGGCGAGGCGCTCGCCCAGGTGATCCTCGACGTCAAGCTCGACGATCTCGACGACGCCACCGTGCCTGCGCTCGAGGAGGCCACCTCACTCGAAGGCGGCGACCTCGAGGTCAACCTCGGCGGTTCGGTCTTCACCACCACCAGCGTCGAGATCAGTGCCACCGAGGGCATCGGCGTCCTCGTCGCGCTCGTCGTCCTGGCGATCACGTTCGGGTCGATGCTCGCTGCCGGGCTGCCGATCGTCACTGCGCTGGTCGGCGTCGGTGCCACGATGGCTGGCCTCTTCGCGGTCGCGAAGTTCACCACGATCACCTCCACCACCCCCACGCTCGCGTTGATGATCGGGCTCGCGGTCGGCATCGACTACGCGCTCTTCATCGTCTACCGCCACCGCACCCAGCTGGCCCAGAAGATGGGCGTCGAGGAGTCCGTGGCCCGCGCCGTCGCGACGTCCGGCAGCGCCGTGATCTTCGCCGGCGTCACCGTCGTCATCGCCCTGTGCGGCCTCTCGGTCGCCGGCATCCCGTTCCTCACCGTCATGGGTCTGGCCGCCGCTGCCGGCGTCGCCGTCGCCGTGGCGGTCGCGATCACGCTGGTCCCCGCACTGCTCGCGATGTGCGGCGAGCGCCTGCGTCCCCGGGACGGCTCGAAGGCCGCGCTGCGTGCCACCGGCGACGGACGACGCACGCTCGGGTCCCGCTGGGTCGCGATCACCACCAAGGTCCCCGCGCTCACCGTCGTGGTCTCCGTCCTCGTGCTGCTCGCGATGGCACTGCCCGCCAAGGACCTCGCCCTCGGCCTGCCCGACGGCGGCACCAAGGACCCCGGCACCAGCCCGCGCGTCACCTACGACCTCGTCACCGACGCGTTCGGCGCCGGCATGAACTCGCCCCTGCTGGTCACCACCGACATCATCACCAGCCTCGAACCGGTCGAACTGGTGGAGGAGATCGCCGCCGATCTGGCGAAGATCGACGGCGTCGAGCGGGTCGCGATGGCCACCCCCAACCCCAAGGGCGACCTCGGCGTCTTCCAGATCATCCCCGAGCACGGCCAGACCGACCCCGCCACGGCAGATCTCGTCCGCGCCCTGCGCGAGGCCGGCCCCGGGTTCGAGAAGACCTACGGCGTCAGCGACTTCACCGTCACCGGTCAGACGGCCGTCAGCATCGACATCTCCGACCGTCTCTCCGGCGCGTTGCTGCCGTTCGGCCTCGTCGTCGTGGGCCTGTCGTTGGTGCTGCTGACCATCGTCTTCCGCTCGATCGCGGTGCCGCTCAAGGCGACCGCCGGCTACCTGCTGTCGGTGCTCGCATCCTTCGGTGCGGTCGCGATGGTCTTCGAGTACGGCTGGGGCGCCGAGCTCTTCAACGTCGCCAAGGTCGGCCCGGTGATCTCGTTCCTGCCGATCATCCTCATGGGCGTCCTCTTCGGACTCGCGATGGACTACGAGGTCTTCCTGGTCTCCCGGATGCGTGAGGAGTACGTGCACACCGGCGACGCGGACCGCGCGATCCAGGTCGGCTTCACCGAGTCCGCCCGCGTCGTCACCGCCGCTGCGATCATCATGATCGCCGTCTTCGCCGGGTTCATCCCGCACGGCGACTCCACCACCAAGCCGATGGCGTTCGGGCTCGCGGTCGGTGTCTTCGTCGACGCCTTCCTGGTCCGGATGACGTTGGTCCCGGCCGTGATGGCGCTGCTCGGTCGCAAGGCCTGGTGGCTGCCGGCCTCGCTGGAGCGCTCGCTGCCGCACCTCGACGTCGAGGGTGAGGGGCTGGCCCACCACGTCGAGCACGCTGCGTGGGTCGAGACCCACGGCCCGGCGACGGTCCGTGCCACCGGCATCGAGTTCACCGACGAGCAGCACGCCCCGCTGGGTGCGCCGTTCGACCTGGTGGTCCGTCCCGGTGAGCTCCACGTCGTCTCCGGATCCGACGCGGTGCTGCGTGCCGCAGTGCTGGCCGGAGTCGCGGGACGTCTCCCCCACACGTCGGGCACCCTCGTCGTCCTCGACCGGCTGATGCCGGAGGAGGGCAGCGCGGTCCGTGCGGCCAGCGCCCACTTCGCGCACTGGCCCGACGCCGACGCCCTCGCCTCGCTGGGACGTCGCACCCGGCTCGTCGTCGTCGACGGCATCGACCGCGGTGTCACCGACGACGAGGCCGCACGTCGCTGGGACGCACTCGCAGGCCTCGCCGAGCGCGGCGTCACCGTCGTCGCCGGCGCCGAGCGCGCGCCCCTCCACCTCCCGCACACCTCACTCGAACCAGCCGCCGATCGCACCGGTGCCCTCCCCGGCGCCCACCAGGAGGCACTCGCATGA
- a CDS encoding TetR/AcrR family transcriptional regulator: protein MSTPSTSDRSRARRRENTRERLLEAAVEVFVTKGLKRVTVDDLTKAAGFTRGAFYSNFESVDEVFFEVFRAHSEGLLTRARASVDAAVEVDLEFVLDLMQEMSGDRTWLVLQAEFTLLALRDEGAHEVLTAFTEELRAEFAEMIALVMERLGRRPVRPLAQLAQVVVGLQNQLASATALGHLVAGPEGEATKDLVREVLTVLVTQLSEPLAG, encoded by the coding sequence GTGAGCACTCCTTCGACGTCTGATCGGAGTCGCGCTCGGCGCCGCGAGAACACCCGCGAGCGTCTCCTCGAGGCCGCCGTCGAGGTCTTCGTGACCAAGGGGCTCAAGCGCGTCACCGTCGACGACCTCACCAAGGCCGCCGGGTTCACCCGCGGCGCCTTCTACTCCAACTTCGAGAGCGTCGACGAGGTCTTCTTCGAGGTCTTCCGGGCTCACTCCGAAGGACTGCTCACCCGTGCTCGGGCCAGCGTGGACGCGGCCGTCGAGGTCGACCTCGAGTTCGTCCTCGACCTCATGCAGGAGATGAGTGGCGACCGCACCTGGCTGGTCCTCCAGGCTGAGTTCACCCTCCTGGCCCTGCGTGACGAGGGAGCCCATGAGGTCCTCACTGCCTTCACCGAGGAGTTGCGCGCCGAGTTCGCCGAGATGATCGCGCTGGTCATGGAACGCCTCGGGCGACGTCCGGTGCGTCCGCTCGCCCAGCTCGCCCAGGTGGTAGTCGGCCTGCAGAACCAGCTCGCCTCGGCCACCGCCCTCGGCCACCTCGTCGCCGGGCCGGAAGGTGAGGCCACCAAGGACCTCGTGCGCGAGGTGCTGACCGTTCTGGTCACCCAGCTCAGTGAGCCGCTGGCTGGCTGA
- a CDS encoding acyl-CoA dehydrogenase family protein, with amino-acid sequence MTVTVDAGTGAATELDPEVFDDVLASVRAFVRGKVVPLEEVIDAEDRMPEEIVVAAREMGLYGFTIPQQYGGLGVSVSQEVRLVTELGWTTPALRSLFGTNNGIAGQVLIRAGTSAQRADWLPRLASGALASFALTEEGAGSDPSGMTTRAVRTEQGWRIDGAKRFITNAPSADVFMVFAQVDVDGTDRITVFLVPADVPGITVGPRDSKMGQKGAASAEVFLDGVLVGHDAVVGGEEALGSGYRTALTSLAHGRIHIAALCVGMMERLLVEAGDQAAQRVQGGRPIGEHQLIAGLLADMQTDLAAGRALVAEAARAWDAGEDRSMLPSAAKYFCSEAVGRCADRAVQIFGGSGYMRGVAVERMYRDARLFRIYEGTSQIQQVILGRHVVAEARERLTRAGGAR; translated from the coding sequence ATGACCGTCACGGTGGACGCGGGGACCGGCGCCGCAACGGAACTCGACCCGGAGGTCTTCGACGACGTCCTGGCGTCGGTGAGGGCGTTCGTCCGCGGCAAGGTGGTTCCGCTGGAGGAGGTCATCGACGCCGAGGACCGGATGCCCGAGGAGATCGTCGTCGCGGCACGGGAGATGGGCCTCTACGGCTTCACGATCCCGCAGCAGTACGGCGGTCTCGGCGTCTCGGTGAGTCAGGAGGTCCGTCTCGTCACCGAGCTCGGCTGGACCACCCCGGCGCTGCGTTCCCTCTTCGGCACCAACAACGGCATCGCCGGACAGGTGCTCATCAGGGCCGGCACCTCGGCCCAGCGCGCTGACTGGCTGCCGCGCCTCGCCTCGGGAGCCCTCGCTTCGTTCGCGCTCACCGAGGAAGGGGCGGGTTCGGACCCGTCCGGCATGACGACGCGTGCGGTCCGCACCGAGCAGGGGTGGCGGATCGACGGCGCCAAACGGTTCATCACCAATGCGCCGTCGGCCGACGTCTTCATGGTCTTCGCCCAGGTGGACGTCGACGGTACGGACAGGATCACCGTCTTCCTCGTCCCCGCAGACGTTCCTGGCATCACCGTCGGACCCCGCGACTCCAAGATGGGCCAGAAGGGGGCCGCCTCGGCCGAGGTGTTCCTCGACGGGGTGCTCGTGGGCCACGACGCCGTCGTCGGAGGGGAGGAGGCGCTGGGCAGCGGCTACCGCACGGCCCTGACGTCGCTCGCCCACGGCCGCATCCACATTGCTGCGCTCTGCGTCGGGATGATGGAACGCCTCCTTGTCGAGGCCGGCGACCAGGCCGCCCAGCGCGTGCAGGGCGGACGCCCGATCGGTGAGCACCAGCTGATCGCGGGGCTTCTGGCCGACATGCAGACCGACCTCGCGGCCGGACGCGCCCTCGTCGCCGAGGCCGCCCGGGCCTGGGACGCCGGGGAGGACCGCTCGATGCTGCCTTCGGCAGCGAAGTACTTCTGCTCGGAAGCGGTCGGACGGTGCGCCGACCGTGCGGTGCAGATCTTCGGCGGCTCGGGCTACATGCGCGGCGTCGCCGTCGAACGGATGTACCGCGACGCTCGCCTGTTCCGGATCTACGAGGGAACCTCCCAGATCCAGCAGGTCATCCTCGGACGCCACGTCGTCGCTGAAGCCCGCGAACGCCTGACGCGGGCCGGAGGCGCCCGATGA
- the fabG gene encoding 3-oxoacyl-ACP reductase FabG yields the protein MSTPPTTPARVPAGSLLLEGRTAVVTGAAQGLGLATARRFAEHGAHVLIADVDAEAAHLATKGLADARLGPGQVLAAGCDVTDDASVRAALDAAVAATGRLDVVVNNAGITRDASMRRMSEEMFTQVLDVHLRGTWLGTKHASDVMAALGHGGAIVNVSSISGKVGMFGQTNYSAAKAGIIGLSKAAAKEVAKHRIRVNVVQPGLVRTPMTEAMPPAAWEQKMAEIPLGRAGEPDEVADVVLFLASPMSSYLTGNVVEVAGGRFM from the coding sequence ATGAGCACGCCGCCCACCACGCCAGCGCGCGTGCCCGCCGGATCACTGCTGCTGGAGGGCCGCACCGCCGTCGTCACCGGGGCCGCCCAGGGTCTGGGTCTTGCCACCGCCCGCCGCTTCGCCGAGCACGGCGCCCACGTCCTGATCGCCGACGTCGACGCCGAGGCCGCCCACCTCGCGACCAAGGGTCTCGCCGACGCACGTCTCGGTCCCGGGCAGGTGCTCGCTGCCGGGTGCGACGTCACCGACGACGCCTCCGTCCGGGCCGCGCTCGACGCCGCGGTGGCCGCCACCGGTCGGCTCGACGTCGTCGTCAACAACGCCGGGATCACCCGCGACGCCTCGATGCGGCGGATGAGCGAGGAGATGTTCACCCAGGTGCTCGACGTGCACCTGCGCGGAACCTGGCTCGGCACCAAGCACGCCAGCGACGTCATGGCCGCGCTCGGCCACGGCGGCGCGATCGTCAACGTCTCCTCGATCTCGGGCAAGGTCGGCATGTTCGGCCAGACCAACTACTCCGCCGCCAAGGCCGGGATCATCGGGCTCAGCAAGGCCGCGGCCAAGGAGGTCGCCAAGCACAGGATCCGGGTCAACGTCGTCCAGCCTGGACTCGTCCGCACCCCCATGACCGAGGCGATGCCGCCGGCCGCGTGGGAACAGAAGATGGCCGAGATCCCTCTCGGCCGGGCCGGGGAACCCGATGAGGTCGCTGACGTCGTGCTCTTCCTGGCCTCGCCGATGTCGTCGTACCTGACCGGGAACGTGGTCGAGGTCGCTGGTGGGAGGTTCATGTGA
- a CDS encoding acetyl-CoA C-acetyltransferase, whose product MNTLREVVICEPVRTPVGGFGGALATLKPADLGAAALRGLLERTGLDPDRIEEVVLGHCYPTSDAPAIGRVVALDAGLGTHVTGMQVDRRCGSGLQAVIQAVSQVAAGINDIVVAGGVESMSNVAFYSTDMRRGAGAAGVHLHDGLARGRETAGGRFHPVPGGMIETAENLRREYGISREVQDLLALESHRRAVAAQESGLLAEEIVPVTVPGRKGDVVVDRDEHPRPDVTLAKLSALRPMRAKIDPDATVTPGNASGQNDAAAMCLVVEATLAERLGLTPLVRLVSWGVAGVEPSRMGIGPVPATERALKTAGLTIDDMDVVELNEAFAAQALACLAEWGLYRGDGTLDGLEHVNPHGSGISLGHPVGATGVRMLGSLARELHRREGRYGLETMCIGGGQGLAAVFERIG is encoded by the coding sequence GTGAACACGCTGCGTGAGGTCGTCATCTGCGAGCCGGTGCGGACGCCGGTCGGAGGGTTCGGGGGCGCGCTCGCCACGCTGAAGCCGGCCGATCTCGGTGCCGCTGCACTGCGCGGCCTGCTCGAACGCACCGGGCTCGACCCCGACCGGATCGAGGAGGTGGTCCTCGGCCACTGCTACCCCACCTCGGACGCACCCGCGATCGGACGCGTCGTCGCCCTCGACGCCGGCCTCGGCACCCACGTCACCGGCATGCAGGTGGACCGCCGCTGCGGCTCCGGGCTCCAGGCTGTCATCCAGGCCGTCTCCCAGGTCGCCGCCGGGATCAACGACATCGTCGTGGCCGGGGGAGTGGAGTCGATGAGCAACGTCGCCTTCTACTCCACCGACATGCGTCGCGGCGCCGGCGCTGCCGGTGTCCACCTGCACGACGGCCTCGCCCGCGGCCGCGAGACCGCCGGCGGACGCTTCCACCCCGTGCCCGGCGGGATGATCGAGACGGCCGAGAACCTGCGTCGCGAGTACGGCATCAGCCGCGAGGTCCAGGACCTGCTCGCGCTGGAGTCGCACCGTCGCGCGGTGGCCGCCCAGGAGTCCGGGCTGCTCGCCGAGGAGATCGTCCCCGTCACCGTCCCGGGTCGTAAGGGGGACGTCGTCGTCGACCGTGACGAGCATCCTCGCCCCGACGTCACCCTGGCGAAGCTGTCCGCGCTGCGCCCGATGCGCGCCAAGATCGATCCGGACGCCACCGTCACCCCCGGCAACGCCTCAGGGCAGAACGACGCCGCCGCGATGTGCCTCGTGGTCGAGGCGACGCTGGCCGAACGCCTCGGACTCACGCCGCTGGTGCGCCTGGTCTCCTGGGGCGTCGCCGGCGTCGAACCGTCCCGGATGGGGATCGGACCGGTGCCCGCCACCGAACGCGCACTCAAGACCGCAGGCCTGACGATCGACGACATGGACGTCGTCGAACTCAACGAAGCCTTCGCCGCCCAGGCCCTCGCCTGCCTCGCCGAGTGGGGCCTCTACCGCGGCGACGGGACCCTCGACGGCCTCGAGCACGTCAACCCGCACGGGTCCGGCATCTCCCTGGGACACCCCGTCGGTGCCACCGGCGTACGGATGCTCGGGTCACTGGCCCGCGAACTGCACCGTCGCGAGGGCCGGTACGGACTGGAGACGATGTGCATCGGTGGCGGCCAGGGACTCGCCGCGGTCTTCGAACGGATCGGCTGA
- a CDS encoding MaoC family dehydratase translates to MGGGPVVLASVADVEAVVGRELGPGEWTEITQQRIDTFADATDDHQWIHVDPVRAAVGPYGTTIAHGHLTSSLLPSLLRTVYRFEGYRMSVNYGSDTIRFPAPVPVGARIRARAVVAAVETGPKGTQVLVRSTVEVEGSERPALVATTRSLVVF, encoded by the coding sequence ATGGGAGGCGGCCCCGTCGTCCTGGCCTCGGTCGCCGACGTCGAGGCAGTCGTCGGACGCGAGCTCGGGCCGGGGGAGTGGACCGAGATCACCCAGCAGCGCATCGACACCTTCGCCGACGCCACCGACGACCACCAGTGGATCCACGTCGACCCTGTCCGGGCCGCCGTCGGCCCCTACGGCACGACGATCGCCCACGGCCACCTGACGTCGTCGTTGCTGCCGTCCCTGCTGCGCACCGTCTACCGGTTCGAGGGGTACCGGATGAGCGTCAACTACGGATCCGACACGATCCGGTTCCCGGCACCGGTCCCGGTCGGGGCGCGGATCCGCGCCCGTGCCGTGGTTGCCGCGGTCGAGACCGGACCGAAGGGCACCCAGGTGCTGGTGCGCAGCACCGTCGAGGTCGAGGGGAGCGAACGTCCGGCGCTGGTCGCGACGACCCGTTCGCTCGTGGTCTTCTGA
- a CDS encoding flavin reductase family protein: protein MEIDLATPSARANVMVHHLLNALVVPRPIAWVSTIDARGVANLAPHSYYTVISTEPPMIGFVSTGRKDTVANVEAVGEFVVNVVDRERLAAMNETAAPLPSGEDEFLRGGVTKVTSMDVTPPGVAEAPARLECLLEQVVSVGNGHLVVGRVLRIHVDDSLWRRGRVDVWALDPVARLAGNNYSFLGDDVRIPRPTE, encoded by the coding sequence ATGGAGATTGACCTCGCGACCCCCTCGGCCCGGGCGAACGTCATGGTCCACCACCTGCTCAACGCCTTGGTGGTGCCCCGACCGATCGCATGGGTCTCGACGATCGACGCCCGCGGCGTCGCCAACCTCGCCCCCCACTCGTACTACACGGTGATCTCGACCGAGCCGCCGATGATCGGCTTCGTCTCGACCGGGCGCAAGGACACCGTCGCCAACGTCGAGGCCGTGGGGGAGTTCGTGGTCAACGTCGTCGACCGCGAGCGTCTCGCTGCGATGAACGAGACCGCCGCGCCGCTGCCGTCAGGGGAGGACGAGTTCCTGCGTGGCGGCGTCACCAAGGTGACCTCCATGGACGTCACCCCGCCCGGTGTGGCCGAGGCTCCGGCGCGGCTGGAGTGCCTGCTCGAGCAGGTGGTGTCGGTCGGCAACGGCCATCTCGTCGTCGGTCGGGTGCTGCGCATCCACGTCGACGACTCGCTCTGGCGTCGGGGACGCGTCGACGTCTGGGCCCTCGACCCGGTGGCCCGCCTGGCGGGCAACAACTACTCGTTCCTGGGGGACGACGTGAGGATCCCGCGCCCCACCGAGTGA